A section of the Cuniculiplasma divulgatum genome encodes:
- a CDS encoding enolase C-terminal domain-like protein has protein sequence MMNELPIDDIRVRKIIDSRGNFTVEVDLFIEDVMGRCSAPSGASTGDTEMKAFPKSGPDGAIKFFEEKLRSKLIGYNAMDQTGFDRTIMETDGSEYMENVGGNLSTALSVANARAVASYLGIPLYSYVGGAFARSLPRPMGNVIGGGKHSKEGTTIQEFLVSAQADTFIQSAYINAMTHRRIGEILSEKLKGTSVGLGDEKAWTANISDEEALEIMHQAVSETSSRYHVRILKGVDFAANSFYEGGKYIYKDGPKTRDQQIDYAVSFSRDHDFYFIEDPMVDTDFDGFAEITKKISQKNLVVGDDLYTTNPERLKMGIEKKSTNGILIKVNQIGSLSRTAETVRLATAAGIRNTVSHRSGETTDDFAAHLSVAFGSIFIKTGTIGGERLAKLNELIRIEEEINSS, from the coding sequence ATGATGAACGAACTGCCAATAGATGACATAAGGGTCAGGAAGATAATCGATTCCAGGGGTAACTTCACGGTAGAGGTGGATTTATTCATTGAAGATGTGATGGGAAGATGCTCTGCTCCTTCCGGTGCCAGCACCGGGGACACTGAGATGAAGGCTTTTCCCAAATCAGGTCCGGATGGCGCCATAAAATTTTTCGAGGAGAAGCTGAGGTCCAAACTCATCGGATATAACGCAATGGATCAGACGGGCTTTGACAGAACCATAATGGAAACAGATGGATCGGAATACATGGAGAATGTGGGTGGAAACCTTTCCACAGCGCTTTCCGTGGCTAACGCCCGGGCTGTAGCCTCCTATCTGGGAATACCTCTGTACAGCTATGTTGGAGGAGCTTTCGCACGATCTCTCCCGAGACCCATGGGAAATGTAATCGGTGGCGGAAAACACTCCAAAGAGGGCACAACAATACAGGAATTCCTAGTTTCGGCTCAGGCAGACACTTTTATTCAGTCAGCGTACATAAACGCAATGACCCACAGAAGAATTGGGGAGATCCTGTCTGAAAAGCTGAAGGGCACAAGTGTTGGCCTTGGCGATGAGAAGGCATGGACTGCGAACATAAGCGATGAGGAAGCTCTGGAAATAATGCATCAGGCTGTTTCGGAGACATCTTCAAGGTACCATGTGCGGATACTCAAAGGAGTGGACTTTGCGGCCAACTCATTCTATGAGGGTGGTAAATACATATACAAAGACGGGCCAAAAACAAGGGATCAGCAGATAGACTATGCGGTATCATTCTCCAGGGACCACGATTTCTACTTCATAGAAGACCCAATGGTGGATACAGATTTTGATGGCTTTGCCGAGATAACCAAAAAGATCTCCCAGAAGAACCTGGTAGTAGGCGATGATCTGTATACAACAAATCCAGAGCGGCTCAAGATGGGGATAGAGAAGAAGTCCACCAATGGGATTCTCATAAAGGTAAACCAGATCGGTTCGCTCTCACGAACTGCTGAGACTGTACGCCTTGCAACCGCGGCAGGAATTCGGAACACTGTTTCCCACAGAAGCGGTGAAACCACAGACGATTTTGCAGCGCATCTCTCGGTGGCATTCGGGTCCATATTCATAAAGACAGGTACAATCGGTGGAGAAAGACTGGCTAAATTGAATGAACTCATCAGGATAGAGGAAGAGATAAACAGCAGCTGA
- a CDS encoding site-2 protease family protein: MKNESINAIRNVVARYYDISSINELEDSVVIKTQNLDDYPEEYFDRLVRDLEALGYIAFTNGSSSDEIIIIDRPRQSGNKFLKLLLLAASLVSTAYFGIVYQASYFPESGLAGNIFSGIIFFLLPLSVVLGAREAGKYVALKKNGMSYTFPIFVPDPLGIGTMGIINAPSKPYTSRKAMIEIGSYSLLFGLVISTIFYVLGSVLTFYYPPSAAVVNSPVERIGSPILLQIISMGMVPSNGILDPLALAGWAGLITTAFNALPLGFLDGGLISSAVFGKRSVYLSYLSVLAILGLGVIYPPWIVLAVFALLVGLRGPQPLNNHFRLRSNAKVLAAVALVVIVVGIAPFPFQTSLNSFTISASQLNFVTYQGNSSVAVNMEINNTGSSTMVPAFEISPSVAFTLSGKSKSISPGQDYGYSLDLNTSGSVHPGFNQFTISVYSGSVVKTFSVIVISVNLTRAFMFNNQAPLYMSVNKSQQFSISLTPPANSNLSVVSLVSPAVNYTYYVPLTSGTLVESVNGSVVPIKPFSLNAHLSSTTLNLTFMMPHLVDAWEIVAYNSTYSAAVAFIRVT, from the coding sequence ATGAAAAACGAATCCATTAATGCCATAAGGAACGTGGTTGCCAGATATTACGACATCTCCTCAATAAATGAGCTTGAGGATTCAGTGGTTATAAAGACACAGAACCTGGACGATTATCCGGAGGAATACTTTGACAGGCTGGTCAGGGACCTGGAAGCACTGGGGTATATTGCATTCACCAACGGCAGTTCGTCGGATGAAATAATAATCATAGACAGGCCAAGGCAGAGCGGTAATAAATTCCTCAAGCTTTTATTGCTTGCAGCCTCGTTGGTGAGCACAGCCTATTTTGGGATTGTTTATCAGGCCTCATATTTTCCGGAATCAGGACTGGCGGGAAACATTTTTTCAGGCATAATATTCTTCCTTCTGCCGCTTTCGGTTGTGCTTGGAGCCAGAGAGGCGGGCAAGTACGTGGCACTCAAGAAAAACGGGATGTCATACACCTTTCCGATTTTCGTGCCAGATCCTCTGGGAATTGGCACCATGGGTATTATAAATGCACCCAGCAAGCCGTACACCAGCAGGAAGGCAATGATTGAAATAGGATCATATTCCTTATTGTTCGGTCTTGTTATTTCAACTATTTTTTATGTGCTGGGGTCGGTCCTTACATTCTATTACCCACCCTCTGCAGCAGTGGTAAATTCCCCTGTGGAAAGGATTGGCTCGCCAATTCTGCTCCAGATCATATCCATGGGCATGGTGCCATCCAATGGGATTCTGGATCCACTTGCCCTTGCTGGCTGGGCTGGGTTAATAACCACGGCCTTCAATGCTCTTCCGCTGGGCTTCCTGGATGGCGGGCTTATATCCTCAGCCGTATTCGGGAAAAGAAGCGTTTACCTTTCATATCTTTCGGTTCTCGCCATACTTGGCCTTGGAGTCATATATCCACCCTGGATAGTTCTCGCTGTATTTGCTCTTCTTGTGGGATTACGTGGACCGCAGCCCCTTAACAACCACTTCAGGCTGAGATCAAATGCCAAGGTTCTTGCCGCAGTTGCCCTTGTTGTGATCGTAGTGGGCATAGCGCCATTTCCATTTCAGACTTCCCTTAACAGCTTCACAATCTCGGCTTCTCAACTAAACTTCGTCACATATCAGGGGAACAGCTCAGTGGCTGTAAACATGGAGATAAACAACACTGGTTCCTCAACAATGGTTCCAGCATTCGAGATCTCCCCATCCGTTGCCTTCACGCTTTCCGGAAAGAGTAAATCAATATCGCCCGGGCAGGATTACGGTTACAGCCTCGATCTGAACACCAGCGGTTCAGTGCACCCAGGGTTCAATCAGTTCACGATTTCTGTATATTCAGGCAGCGTAGTCAAGACTTTTTCAGTGATTGTTATCAGCGTGAATCTCACCAGGGCTTTCATGTTCAACAACCAGGCACCCCTTTACATGTCAGTGAATAAAAGCCAGCAGTTCTCAATCTCACTGACGCCACCGGCTAATTCCAATCTCTCGGTGGTTTCCCTTGTGTCTCCTGCTGTGAACTACACTTATTACGTGCCACTTACCTCTGGTACACTTGTAGAATCCGTGAATGGATCAGTGGTGCCAATTAAACCCTTCTCCCTGAATGCCCATCTCAGCAGCACCACTCTGAACCTTACTTTTATGATGCCCCATCTTGTCGACGCATGGGAGATTGTGGCATACAACAGCACATATTCCGCGGCGGTGGCATTCATAAGGGTGACATGA
- a CDS encoding ATP-NAD kinase family protein has product MIMIAGFFINPIAGCGAMHGMKGSDYMKMSECRESVSLALAVEFLRRINPENITFFIPSGDMGEKAFTITGLDNYRTIYDPAEPSTSMDTKKFIEILSKRSPGILVFFGGDGTARDIVDAHPTFPVIGVPAGSKMYSSVFAISLDSAVRVFNDVASGMVEDFVPSEVIDLDERVYSTGRIETRFYGELLVPNSSRILMESKAEYTDDYVQDAAEYIHDHIENDVDYLIGPGTTCKSVLALFGQKGSILGFDLFRNGRIMETSMNEARLYEIASSSTRMIISPIGGQGFLLGRGNREISPRVLKKIDPRNITVIASPRKLENLKVLYIDTGGEKIDFPQYVRVLYGYGKFKMVKVEQ; this is encoded by the coding sequence ATGATCATGATTGCAGGTTTCTTCATCAATCCCATAGCAGGATGTGGTGCCATGCACGGGATGAAGGGATCGGATTACATGAAGATGAGTGAATGCAGGGAATCAGTGTCTCTCGCCCTTGCTGTGGAATTCCTGAGAAGAATCAACCCTGAAAACATCACTTTTTTCATACCCTCAGGAGATATGGGTGAAAAGGCATTCACTATTACAGGCCTTGATAACTACAGGACTATCTATGATCCGGCTGAACCTTCAACTTCAATGGACACAAAGAAATTTATTGAAATACTCTCCAAGAGATCTCCTGGCATCCTTGTCTTTTTTGGTGGAGACGGGACTGCAAGGGACATTGTGGATGCGCATCCTACATTTCCAGTAATTGGTGTCCCGGCAGGTTCAAAGATGTACAGTTCTGTTTTTGCCATCAGCCTGGACTCTGCTGTCAGGGTCTTTAATGATGTCGCATCCGGAATGGTGGAAGATTTTGTACCATCAGAGGTCATAGATCTTGATGAAAGAGTCTATTCCACAGGCAGGATAGAGACAAGGTTTTACGGAGAACTTCTGGTGCCAAACAGCAGCAGGATACTTATGGAATCAAAGGCGGAATATACAGATGATTATGTTCAGGACGCCGCGGAATACATTCATGATCACATTGAAAATGATGTTGATTACCTCATAGGTCCGGGTACAACATGCAAGAGCGTTCTGGCACTTTTCGGTCAGAAGGGGAGCATTCTTGGGTTCGATCTGTTCAGAAATGGCAGAATCATGGAAACCAGCATGAATGAGGCGAGACTGTACGAGATAGCCAGCAGCAGTACAAGGATGATCATTTCTCCCATTGGAGGGCAGGGCTTTTTGCTTGGCAGAGGAAACAGAGAAATTTCGCCCAGGGTACTGAAAAAGATCGATCCACGCAACATAACTGTTATAGCATCCCCGAGGAAACTTGAAAACCTTAAAGTTCTCTACATCGATACTGGTGGCGAAAAAATCGACTTTCCACAATATGTCAGAGTGTTATATGGATATGGCAAATTTAAGATGGTTAAAGTGGAACAATAA
- a CDS encoding gamma carbonic anhydrase family protein has translation MALYTFEGREPRVDASAFVFPDATVIGDVTIGKEVWVGPGAVLRGDYGKIVVGDYSAIEDNVVVHARPGETTVIGNHVTVGHLSVIHTPKISDWVVIGMGAVVSDFAHIGTWAAIGEGAVVKNNFEVPEKAIAVGVPAKVIGSVSQDYMDLWTKYKANYNSFASRYKTNLHRIEQ, from the coding sequence ATGGCGTTATATACATTTGAAGGCAGAGAGCCCAGGGTTGACGCAAGCGCTTTTGTTTTCCCGGATGCAACAGTGATTGGTGATGTGACCATTGGAAAAGAGGTATGGGTAGGTCCTGGTGCGGTCTTGAGGGGAGACTACGGGAAGATAGTTGTTGGAGATTACAGTGCAATTGAGGATAATGTTGTTGTACACGCAAGGCCGGGAGAAACAACTGTTATAGGGAATCATGTTACAGTGGGGCACCTGTCCGTTATACATACGCCAAAAATATCCGACTGGGTTGTTATAGGCATGGGCGCTGTGGTATCTGACTTTGCCCACATAGGAACATGGGCAGCAATAGGCGAGGGCGCAGTTGTGAAAAATAACTTTGAGGTTCCGGAGAAGGCCATTGCGGTTGGTGTTCCAGCAAAGGTAATAGGCAGTGTGAGCCAGGATTACATGGACCTTTGGACAAAGTACAAGGCAAACTACAACAGCTTTGCCTCAAGATATAAAACCAACCTGCACAGGATTGAGCAATGA
- the dph5 gene encoding diphthine synthase, with protein MIHILGIGLRGVDSVTLGEMRILSKCERIYFETYTSVSPAEVVSEISSITSKHIFPLGREDMENPAELLMEARDHDVCIIVTGDPLSATTHNQLRLDAISAGVAVNVVENASILTALPGKVGLLPYRMGPPVSLPFLTERFSPRSVLDKLGRNRQMGFHTIILLDLKDNRTMYPEEAFSYLKQLEERHGIGVVKNDSTFVVASRVSQAGENLSYGTFEKLSKISWKTSPSSLIFPADLTEKESEFMGLFCTKLE; from the coding sequence ATGATACATATTCTCGGGATTGGCCTGCGGGGTGTTGACAGTGTAACCCTTGGGGAAATGAGAATCCTGTCAAAATGTGAGAGGATATATTTTGAGACATACACGTCAGTCTCTCCGGCGGAAGTAGTCAGCGAGATATCATCAATCACCAGCAAACATATTTTTCCACTGGGCCGGGAAGATATGGAGAATCCGGCTGAACTTTTGATGGAAGCCAGAGATCATGATGTCTGTATCATTGTAACTGGTGATCCTCTCTCGGCCACAACACATAACCAGCTGCGCCTCGATGCCATTTCAGCTGGCGTTGCGGTGAACGTGGTTGAAAATGCCTCAATCCTGACAGCACTGCCAGGAAAGGTGGGTCTTCTCCCCTACAGGATGGGGCCCCCTGTTTCACTTCCATTTCTGACGGAAAGATTCAGTCCAAGGAGCGTGCTGGATAAGCTGGGGAGAAACAGGCAGATGGGCTTTCACACCATAATTCTTCTTGATCTCAAGGATAACCGCACAATGTACCCTGAAGAGGCTTTCAGCTACCTGAAACAACTTGAAGAAAGGCACGGTATCGGCGTTGTTAAGAATGATTCCACGTTTGTGGTCGCTTCCAGGGTGAGTCAGGCTGGAGAAAACCTTTCATACGGCACCTTTGAAAAGTTATCAAAAATAAGCTGGAAAACAAGCCCTTCCTCCCTGATTTTCCCGGCAGATCTGACCGAGAAAGAATCGGAATTTATGGGCCTTTTCTGCACTAAGTTAGAGTGA
- a CDS encoding DUF2070 family protein has protein sequence MIKTDSENRGFSDLSKFVKRSPRWYTIIWLTVVILAFDYFLLRNVYLVIIGVLGSYLLVIGIDMLFVKIAQVYFPARRILFLDFLSLLIASIFFWAVYFSRIFTNPEIMLMVSISSATLLRVLIFYTYYSDRPLKFIPPTLNYTFAAMVALSIIFQEWLTIIPFVVSSVIYIACGVIFVKSSTRGFAREYGESPAKIIKMFLNYNNEEVSQEVGNNFFGRLYRHVRRVPVKVMDIRRVADGSRMTTLVFPYVHPGPFGTLGSSDLPKRLQTRLSDLGTDLMVFHTTTTNSNNCSGDDDIDEIASAVRTSLQDMDYVRLMSRFKKINVGKYVIGMQRFGDFGLGAIIPEREPFDDVKLKEGLKIIHHVERSTLKEFAAIDAQNFFTEKALELDACDGMEKAFERELKRLESKYPSRIGYYRIYEPLPELGSMGVQALVTEIQGKYQATVLTDSNNVTREVIEAARKRAADRIASLEIYTTDNHYVNASNLDVNPLGKDGNIDDIVGLIARTVEKAMESVTDVEVGMKTVNVKVRMGDENTYQRLIDSVFDSLRRAKYTIIITIPSSIIASIAIFRYLVPVL, from the coding sequence TTGATTAAAACTGATTCAGAAAACCGTGGCTTTTCTGATCTTTCAAAATTTGTGAAAAGGTCTCCCAGATGGTACACAATCATTTGGTTAACAGTGGTTATACTGGCGTTTGATTATTTCCTTCTCAGGAATGTCTATCTGGTCATTATCGGAGTCCTTGGATCATACCTTCTGGTAATAGGCATCGACATGCTTTTTGTGAAGATTGCCCAGGTTTATTTCCCGGCTAGAAGGATCCTGTTTCTTGATTTTCTGTCGCTCCTTATCGCCTCAATTTTCTTCTGGGCTGTGTATTTTTCCAGGATATTCACCAATCCTGAGATCATGCTTATGGTATCCATATCTTCAGCCACTCTGCTGAGGGTTTTGATATTCTATACATATTATTCTGACAGGCCGCTCAAGTTTATCCCACCCACACTCAATTATACATTTGCAGCAATGGTAGCCCTTTCAATTATCTTCCAGGAATGGCTCACAATAATACCATTCGTCGTGTCTTCGGTCATATACATAGCATGCGGTGTGATCTTTGTCAAGAGTTCAACTCGTGGGTTTGCCAGGGAGTATGGTGAAAGCCCAGCCAAGATCATAAAGATGTTTCTGAATTACAACAACGAAGAAGTCAGCCAGGAGGTTGGTAACAATTTCTTTGGAAGGCTGTATAGACACGTGAGGCGTGTCCCAGTCAAGGTGATGGATATCAGGAGAGTGGCCGACGGATCCCGCATGACAACACTGGTCTTTCCATATGTGCATCCCGGGCCCTTTGGAACCCTCGGTTCAAGTGATCTTCCAAAAAGACTTCAGACAAGGCTTTCCGATCTTGGAACAGACCTGATGGTTTTCCATACCACAACCACAAACAGCAACAACTGTTCAGGCGATGATGACATAGACGAGATTGCATCCGCCGTAAGAACATCACTTCAGGACATGGATTATGTCAGGCTCATGTCGCGCTTCAAGAAGATCAATGTTGGCAAGTATGTCATAGGAATGCAGAGGTTTGGAGACTTTGGCCTTGGGGCAATAATTCCTGAACGGGAACCATTTGACGATGTTAAACTCAAGGAGGGCCTCAAGATAATACACCATGTGGAGAGGAGCACTCTCAAGGAATTTGCTGCAATAGACGCACAGAATTTCTTTACGGAAAAAGCTCTTGAGCTCGATGCCTGTGACGGCATGGAGAAGGCATTTGAACGCGAACTAAAGAGGCTGGAATCAAAGTATCCATCAAGGATTGGATATTACCGGATTTATGAGCCTCTTCCTGAATTGGGTTCAATGGGAGTTCAGGCGCTTGTCACTGAAATACAGGGAAAATACCAGGCAACCGTGCTTACGGATTCAAACAACGTGACCAGGGAAGTTATTGAGGCAGCCAGAAAGAGAGCAGCTGACAGGATTGCATCTCTTGAAATATACACAACTGACAACCACTATGTCAATGCCAGCAATCTGGACGTCAACCCCCTTGGGAAAGATGGAAATATTGACGATATTGTTGGGCTCATAGCGCGCACAGTTGAAAAGGCCATGGAATCTGTCACTGATGTTGAAGTTGGCATGAAGACAGTTAATGTAAAGGTCAGGATGGGAGATGAAAATACTTACCAGAGGCTAATAGATTCTGTATTTGATTCACTGAGGAGGGCTAAGTACACAATAATCATCACCATTCCATCAAGCATAATTGCTTCAATAGCTATTTTCAGATATCTGGTACCAGTCCTGTAA
- the lonB gene encoding ATP-dependent protease LonB, with translation MDTTVESVDEWVKKLSITSTKDVQVPRMLFDQVIGQEEAREVVKKAAIQKRHVLLIGEPGTGKSMLAQSMVDFLPKDELEDILVFPNPEDSNRPKIKTLPAGKGKEIVRQYQLKAEREKKDRSRGVLFVVFAIIFFGIIAAGILYASNKDFGLSLNILFFTVIIAFFIYMFMALNPAMRMEKAMVPKLLVSHTPNDKPPFIDSTGAHSGALLGDVRHDPFQSGGLETPAHERVEAGNIHKANKGVLFIDEMNLLRMESQQALLTAMQEKKFSISGQSERSAGAMVQTEPVPCDFVLVAAGNLDAVQGIHPALRSRIRGYGYEVYVNDTMEDTEENRHKLVQFIAQEVLKDKKIPHFDIGAVTEIIKEAQRRSGRKGKLTLRLRELGGLIRVAGDIAISEKADVVTADQVVRAKALSKPLEQQVADRSIQIRKSYQTFHSEGSAVGMVNGLAVVGANSGMADYTGIVMPIVAEVTPAQHKGNGVVVATGKLGEIAKEAVQNVSAVFKKLSGKDISDMDIHIQFIGTYEGVEGDSASVSIATAVISAIENIPVDQTVAMTGSLSVRGAVLPVGGVTAKVEAAIEAGMKRVVVPAANFGDIVLDSLHKDRIEVVPVANISEVWENALIASPEKQRFLSRVADFLNPKLFGPKQGNTGANAA, from the coding sequence GTGGATACTACGGTTGAATCTGTTGATGAATGGGTCAAGAAGCTGAGTATTACGTCCACGAAGGACGTGCAGGTACCCAGAATGCTGTTTGACCAAGTCATCGGACAGGAGGAAGCAAGGGAGGTTGTCAAGAAGGCGGCCATACAGAAGAGACATGTTCTTCTCATCGGCGAGCCTGGAACGGGCAAATCCATGCTGGCTCAGTCCATGGTTGACTTCCTTCCCAAGGATGAATTGGAGGATATACTAGTTTTTCCAAATCCAGAGGATTCAAACAGACCGAAGATCAAAACTCTTCCGGCCGGGAAAGGCAAGGAAATTGTAAGGCAATATCAGCTAAAGGCTGAAAGGGAGAAGAAGGACAGATCCAGAGGAGTACTGTTTGTGGTTTTTGCCATAATATTCTTTGGAATTATAGCTGCCGGAATACTTTATGCAAGCAACAAGGATTTCGGCCTTAGCCTCAATATTCTCTTTTTCACAGTAATAATAGCTTTCTTCATCTATATGTTCATGGCGCTTAACCCGGCCATGAGGATGGAGAAGGCAATGGTACCAAAGCTACTGGTATCGCACACGCCGAATGATAAACCACCGTTCATTGATTCCACGGGAGCCCATTCCGGTGCGCTACTGGGTGATGTCAGGCACGATCCTTTCCAGTCCGGCGGTCTGGAAACTCCGGCACATGAAAGGGTGGAGGCCGGAAACATTCATAAGGCCAATAAGGGGGTCCTATTCATTGACGAAATGAACCTGCTCAGGATGGAGAGCCAGCAGGCTCTCCTTACCGCCATGCAGGAGAAGAAGTTTTCGATATCCGGACAGAGTGAGAGGAGTGCCGGAGCAATGGTTCAGACTGAACCTGTGCCATGTGACTTTGTTCTGGTTGCAGCGGGAAACCTTGACGCAGTGCAGGGAATTCACCCAGCATTGAGATCAAGGATCAGAGGTTACGGTTATGAAGTCTATGTGAACGACACTATGGAAGATACTGAAGAGAACAGGCATAAACTTGTTCAATTCATCGCTCAGGAAGTCCTCAAGGATAAGAAGATACCTCACTTTGACATTGGTGCAGTTACAGAAATAATAAAGGAAGCACAGCGGCGGTCCGGCAGGAAGGGCAAGCTCACCCTGAGGCTCAGGGAACTGGGTGGACTCATCAGAGTCGCCGGTGACATTGCCATAAGCGAGAAGGCCGATGTTGTTACGGCTGACCAGGTTGTAAGGGCAAAGGCACTGAGCAAGCCTCTGGAACAGCAGGTCGCAGACAGATCAATCCAGATAAGAAAGTCATACCAGACTTTCCACAGCGAAGGGTCAGCGGTTGGAATGGTTAACGGACTGGCTGTTGTCGGTGCAAATTCCGGAATGGCTGACTATACAGGAATTGTCATGCCAATCGTGGCAGAAGTAACGCCTGCCCAGCACAAGGGCAATGGCGTGGTTGTCGCTACTGGCAAACTGGGAGAAATAGCCAAGGAAGCCGTACAGAACGTATCAGCTGTCTTCAAGAAGCTCAGCGGCAAGGACATTTCAGACATGGATATACACATCCAGTTCATCGGGACGTACGAAGGTGTTGAAGGAGATTCAGCCAGTGTTTCAATTGCAACTGCAGTAATATCGGCCATAGAGAACATACCCGTTGATCAGACCGTAGCCATGACCGGATCCCTTAGCGTCAGGGGGGCAGTTCTTCCAGTTGGTGGTGTTACGGCAAAGGTTGAAGCAGCCATTGAAGCTGGGATGAAAAGGGTTGTTGTACCAGCTGCCAACTTCGGCGACATCGTACTGGACAGCCTTCACAAGGATCGCATTGAGGTAGTTCCCGTGGCTAACATCAGCGAGGTCTGGGAAAATGCCCTGATTGCAAGCCCCGAGAAGCAGAGGTTCCTGTCCAGAGTTGCGGACTTCCTGAATCCAAAGCTATTCGGCCCGAAGCAGGGAAACACCGGAGCCAATGCAGCCTGA
- a CDS encoding archaellum operon transcriptional activator EarA family protein, whose protein sequence is MELVADGNIIRSLNRSELRRKVLFYLLSIHPYRSYLSEISRAVKSDPSNVKGCLEGLGVRYTGEESLVGLGLVSFEQSKNGFKYYKINTDFIEDVKALKTMFNHKKVFAVEIG, encoded by the coding sequence ATGGAATTAGTCGCCGACGGAAATATAATCAGATCGCTAAACAGAAGCGAATTAAGGAGGAAGGTTCTCTTCTATCTCCTGTCCATACATCCCTACAGATCCTATCTCTCCGAGATATCGAGAGCCGTGAAATCTGATCCTTCCAATGTGAAGGGATGCCTTGAAGGGCTGGGAGTAAGATATACCGGGGAGGAATCTCTGGTTGGGCTGGGTCTCGTATCATTCGAGCAGTCGAAAAACGGCTTCAAGTATTACAAGATCAACACGGACTTCATTGAGGACGTAAAGGCACTGAAAACCATGTTTAACCACAAGAAAGTATTTGCAGTGGAAATAGGCTGA
- a CDS encoding carbohydrate kinase family protein translates to MEENFLAFFGHLNIDVVMRVPSLPCRGSVNIQRHEENYGGTAGNFSVVASSLGVPFHLYSAVSRNSHGKFLEFLDSRDIDTEHIYISGDYGPICYSATDGKDQVYYIYQGPMDEPFSKAVLKEDSEYRWIHLGTGPQDDYINVAENIKGKKVFDPGQEISYRYSRDDIIRMASASSLWILNEHELSVASKILGLPEEQVIGMTPETIVTRGASGSTLYGSNGRTEIKSRKSEVVFDTIGAGDAYRAGFYLGIYRGLDMAHSCAVGSIVSGLAVQKPLREFNYTASDIFDIFQSEAEDLIIPQKD, encoded by the coding sequence ATGGAAGAAAATTTTCTGGCCTTTTTCGGTCATCTCAACATAGATGTTGTTATGCGCGTTCCATCGCTGCCATGCAGGGGATCGGTTAATATCCAGCGTCATGAGGAAAACTACGGTGGTACCGCCGGAAATTTCTCAGTCGTTGCATCTTCTCTGGGAGTACCCTTCCATCTTTATTCTGCCGTATCCCGGAACTCACATGGTAAGTTCCTGGAGTTCCTGGATTCAAGGGATATAGATACTGAACACATTTACATATCCGGGGATTACGGCCCAATTTGTTATTCTGCCACGGACGGCAAAGATCAGGTCTATTATATTTACCAGGGTCCCATGGATGAGCCGTTCTCCAAAGCTGTTCTCAAAGAAGATTCAGAGTACAGGTGGATTCACCTTGGTACCGGTCCGCAGGACGATTATATTAACGTTGCAGAAAATATAAAGGGAAAGAAGGTTTTTGATCCAGGCCAGGAAATATCCTACAGATATTCACGGGATGACATAATCCGGATGGCTTCAGCCAGCAGTCTTTGGATTTTAAATGAACACGAGCTTTCTGTTGCGTCAAAAATTCTGGGCTTACCTGAGGAGCAGGTAATTGGTATGACGCCGGAGACCATTGTCACCAGAGGCGCAAGTGGGTCAACGCTGTATGGATCCAACGGCAGGACGGAAATAAAGTCAAGGAAATCCGAAGTTGTGTTTGACACAATCGGTGCAGGAGACGCCTACAGGGCTGGCTTCTACCTTGGCATTTACAGGGGATTGGACATGGCCCACAGCTGCGCAGTGGGCTCAATAGTTTCCGGACTGGCTGTACAGAAACCACTGCGGGAATTCAATTATACTGCATCTGATATTTTTGATATATTCCAATCAGAGGCTGAGGACCTGATCATTCCACAAAAAGATTAA